In Gammaproteobacteria bacterium, a single genomic region encodes these proteins:
- a CDS encoding YceI family protein: MMRRFLAAGLILLCAPAGAGWTLDPERSSVTYLSSKMAAESYAAIFEPNRFRRFSGGIGDDGEARVVIDLGSVDTGVEIRDERVKEHVFMVAKHPQAMVSLSLPRAARRGMAPGETALHRLTATLAMRGQSHPLDAQVRVTGLGGGALLVETVEPVLLDAKAYGMLDGFETLKGLVGLFNIPTTIPVSLSAVFVKS, encoded by the coding sequence ATGATGCGCCGTTTTCTCGCCGCCGGCCTGATTCTGCTCTGCGCCCCCGCCGGCGCCGGCTGGACGCTCGACCCGGAGCGGTCGTCGGTCACCTACCTGTCGAGCAAGATGGCGGCGGAAAGTTACGCCGCGATTTTCGAGCCGAACCGCTTCCGCCGCTTTTCCGGCGGCATCGGCGACGACGGCGAGGCGCGCGTCGTCATTGACCTCGGCAGCGTGGACACCGGCGTCGAGATACGCGACGAGCGCGTCAAGGAGCATGTCTTCATGGTGGCGAAACATCCGCAGGCGATGGTGTCGCTGTCGCTGCCGCGCGCGGCGCGGCGCGGCATGGCGCCGGGCGAGACCGCGCTGCACCGCCTGACGGCGACCCTTGCGATGCGCGGCCAGTCGCATCCGCTGGACGCGCAGGTGCGCGTCACCGGACTCGGCGGAGGCGCGCTGCTGGTCGAGACGGTCGAGCCGGTTCTGCTGGACGCGAAAGCCTACGGCATGCTGGACGGTTTCGAGACCCTGAAGGGGTTGGTCGGGCTGTTCAACATACCGACGACGATACCGGTCAGCCTCAGCGCGGTGTTCGTCAAGTCCTGA
- a CDS encoding molybdenum cofactor biosynthesis protein MoaE, with amino-acid sequence MTVEILEQPFDPWRKVGAHERRLRAGGHGALALFVGTMRDFNDGDAVEAIWLEHYPGMTEHCLRRSIEKARAAHDTVEVLVAHRIGQIFPGDAIVAVAVWAAHRHDAWAVNRALVEELKSKAPFWKKEKLADGERWVEHNTPAVVEAA; translated from the coding sequence ATGACAGTGGAAATTCTTGAACAACCGTTTGACCCGTGGCGCAAGGTCGGCGCGCACGAGCGCCGTCTGCGCGCGGGCGGCCACGGCGCGCTGGCGCTGTTTGTCGGCACGATGCGCGACTTCAACGACGGCGACGCGGTCGAGGCGATTTGGCTTGAGCATTACCCCGGCATGACCGAGCACTGCCTGCGCCGCTCGATTGAAAAGGCGCGCGCGGCGCACGACACCGTGGAGGTGCTGGTCGCGCACCGCATCGGGCAAATCTTTCCGGGCGACGCCATCGTCGCGGTCGCGGTGTGGGCCGCGCACCGGCACGACGCCTGGGCCGTCAACCGCGCGCTGGTCGAGGAACTGAAGTCAAAGGCGCCGTTCTGGAAAAAGGAAAAACTCGCGGACGGCGAGCGCTGGGTCGAACACAACACGCCGGCGGTCGTCGAGGCGGCATGA
- a CDS encoding MFS transporter, with the protein MKIHTDSRRFQLVQFVLQVFFTGMTLGLFRTVIPVLSEVEFNVPRDSYLLLASFVLAFGVVKSFANLWGSGLSNRHGRKKILVIGWLFAAPIPPMLVYADNWGWIVAATVLLGVQQGCCWSMSQIAKLDLVRRGRHGTVIGWNEFAGYFGVALGGYLTPELVLALGTRTGLLVFSGAMIGVALLFAVLLCIETLSIGLRAEGGDGAAPESGGGTFWRVSFTDRVSSVICLAGLVEKFVDVLVWVVFPVYLHRRGFSLPAIGLVTGAYAVTWGVVQLPSGLLADRVSLKLLINSGMVLCGIASLTILASDHPAWWFGNAVVMGAGMGLLYPTLSTVISRFSSPALRAPAMGVYRFWRDFGYAVGSAALGGAAVLYGGLAAAFAVTAAAMLLTAALLHWRCPS; encoded by the coding sequence TTGAAAATTCACACGGACTCCCGGCGTTTTCAACTGGTTCAGTTTGTGTTGCAGGTCTTTTTCACCGGCATGACGCTGGGCCTGTTTCGCACGGTGATTCCGGTGCTCTCCGAGGTCGAATTCAATGTGCCGCGCGACTCGTACCTGCTGCTGGCGAGTTTCGTGCTCGCCTTCGGCGTCGTCAAGAGTTTCGCCAACCTGTGGGGGAGCGGCCTGTCGAACCGGCACGGGCGCAAGAAAATCCTCGTCATCGGCTGGCTGTTCGCGGCGCCGATTCCGCCGATGCTGGTGTACGCCGACAACTGGGGGTGGATTGTCGCCGCCACCGTGCTGCTCGGCGTGCAGCAGGGTTGCTGCTGGTCCATGTCGCAAATCGCCAAACTCGACCTGGTGCGCCGCGGGCGCCACGGCACGGTCATCGGCTGGAACGAGTTCGCCGGTTATTTCGGCGTCGCCCTCGGCGGCTACCTGACGCCGGAACTGGTGCTCGCGCTTGGCACCCGCACCGGGCTGCTGGTGTTCAGCGGCGCGATGATCGGTGTCGCGCTGCTGTTCGCGGTGCTGCTTTGCATCGAGACGCTGTCCATCGGCCTGCGGGCCGAGGGCGGCGACGGGGCCGCGCCGGAAAGCGGCGGCGGCACATTCTGGAGGGTCAGTTTCACCGACCGCGTGTCGTCGGTCATCTGCCTCGCCGGTCTTGTCGAGAAGTTCGTGGATGTGCTGGTGTGGGTCGTGTTCCCGGTCTATCTGCACCGGCGCGGCTTTTCATTGCCGGCCATCGGCCTTGTGACCGGCGCCTACGCGGTCACCTGGGGCGTCGTGCAACTGCCGTCGGGGCTGCTCGCCGACCGCGTCAGCCTCAAACTGCTGATCAACTCGGGCATGGTGCTGTGCGGCATCGCGTCGCTGACGATACTGGCGTCCGACCATCCGGCGTGGTGGTTCGGCAACGCGGTCGTGATGGGCGCCGGCATGGGCCTGCTGTACCCGACGCTCAGCACGGTCATCAGTCGCTTCAGTTCACCGGCCCTGCGCGCGCCGGCGATGGGGGTGTACCGCTTCTGGCGCGACTTCGGCTACGCCGTCGGCAGCGCCGCGCTCGGCGGCGCCGCGGTGCTGTACGGCGGCCTCGCGGCGGCTTTCGCCGTCACCGCCGCGGCGATGCTGCTGACCGCCGCGCTGCTGCATTGGCGCTGCCCGTCGTGA